The sequence below is a genomic window from Pseudomonas cannabina.
ACAGCATGAAAGCGCCCCGCGTGACGCTCGACCAGTGGCGCACGTTGCAAGCCGTTGTCGATCATGGCGGTTTTGCCCAGGCGGCCGAAGCCTTGCACCGTTCGCAATCATCCGTGAGTTATACCGTGGCTCGCATGCAGGAACAGCTCGGCGTGCCGCTGCTGCGTATCGACGGGCGCAAGGCCGTGCTGACCGAGGCCGGCGGTGTGTTACTGCGGCGCTCGCGGCAACTGGTCAAACAGGCGAGCCAGCTGGAAGACCTCGCCCACCACATGGAACAGGGCTGGGAAGCGGAGGTGCGACTGGTGATCGACGCGGCCTACCCATCGGCACGGCTGGTCAGGGCGCTGACCGCGTTCATGCCGCAAAGCCGCGGCTGTCGGGTTCGTCTGCGCGAGGAGGTGCTGTCCGGGGTCGAAGAAGTGTTACTCGAAGGCGTCGCAGATCTGGCCATCAGCGGCTACAGCATCGCAGGCCATCTGGGCACGGAAATGAGCGCTGTCGAGTTCGTCGCCGTTGCCCACCCGGACCACGCACTGCATCAGGCCAATCGCGAATTGACCTTTCAAGACCTGGAAAGCCAGTTGCAGGTGGTGATTCGCGACTCAGGCAGGCAGCAGCCGAGAGATTTCGGCTGGCTGGGCGCCGAACAGCGCTGGACGGTCGGCAGTCTCGGCACCGCGGCGACCTTTGTCAGCAACGGCCTGGGTTTTGCGTGGCTGCCGCGGCACATGATCGAACGCGAGTTGCGCGAAGGGCTGCTCAAGCCCCTGCCGCTCGACAAGGGTGGCGTCCGCAACCCGACGTTCTATCTTTATTCCAGCAAAGACAAACCGCTGGGCCCGGCGACGCAGATTCTGGTCGATCTGATCCGCAGTTTTGACACCGCACCACTGACCGCTGCGCTGCCAGCACCCCGACACGCCTGACAGGAGTAGACAGATGGCGTTCTTCGAACATGACGAGTGCACGCTGCACTATGAAGAATACGGCCAGGGCGAACCGGTCCTGCTGCTGCACGGCTTGGGGTCCAGCTGTCAGGACTGGGAGTACCAGATCCCGGCGCTGGCCGCGCGCTATCGCGTCATCGTCATGGACCTGCGCGGCCACGGGCGCTCGGACAAGCCCCATGAGCGCTACAGCATTCAGGGCATGAGCAACGACGTGGAAGCGCTGATCGAACACCTCCGACTCGGCCCGGTGCATGTGGTCGGCCTGTCGATGGGCGGCATGGTCGGCTTTCAACTGGCCGTCGATCAGCCTGCGTTACTCAAGAGCCTGTGCATCGTCAACAGTGCGCCGCAGGTCAAAGTCCGAAGCCCGGGTGATCTCTGGCAATGGGCCAGACGCTGGACGCTGTCGCGCGTTGTCGGCATGGCAACCCTGGGACAGGCTTTGGGCAAGCTGCTGTTTCCCAAACCGGAGCAGGCCGAGCTGCGGCGCAAGATGGCCGAGCGGTGGGGCAGGAATGACAAGCGCGCCTACCTCGCCAGTTTTGACGCCATCGTCGGCTGGGGCGTGGAACAGCATCTGGCGCGCATCACCTGCCCGACCCTGGTCATCGCGGCCGAGCATGACTACACGCCGGTATCGCTCAAAGAGGATTACGTGAAACGCATGCCCAATGCCCGACTGGTCGTCATCAGCGACTCCCGGCATGCCACGCCGCTGGATCAGCCTGAGCGATTCAATCGTACGCTGCTGGAATTCATCGACAGTACCGGGGTCTGAAAACCGTGTGCGGATCGTTCGCCTGCCGCAGCGCAGACCTTCGAGCGCTGGGCAAAAAAGGCCAAACGTGCTTTCCTTGGCGGCCACAGTCGATATCTCTCAATGAAGGACGCGTTGCCACATGCTGAAAAAAATCGCTCTCACCGCCTGCTCCGTGCTGTTTGCCGCCAACCTGATGGCAGCTCAAGACAAGGCCACGCATGTGGTACTCGACACCAGCTTCGGGCAGATTGAAATCGAACTGGCAGACACCAAAGCGCCGCTCAGCACTGCGAATTTTCTGGGTTACGTCGACAGCGGTTTTTACAGCAACACCATTTTTCACCGGGTGATTCCGGGCTTCATGGTTCAGGGCGGTGGTTTCACCCAGCAACTGGTTCAAAAGCCCACCAAGGGCCCGATCAAGAACGAAGCGCAAAATGGCTTGCATAACGTGCGCGGCACCATTGCCATGGCCCGTACTTCGGACGTGAACTCGGCCACCAGCCAGTTCTTCATCAACACCAACGACAACGCGATGCTCGACAACGGTGCCCGTGACTTCGGTTATGCGGTATTCGGCAAAGTCGTCAAAGGTATGGACGTGGTCGACAACATCGTCAACGCCCGCACCAGTAACCAGAAAGGCATGCAAAACGTGCCTGTCGACCCGATCCTGATCAAGTCCGCCAAGCGCGTCGACTGATCGGAAACCTGTACCGCACGAAGCCTTCCCGGCCCGTGCGGCACGGCCGGGACAGCCTCTATTTATCAAGGAGAGCCCACCCTGCGTGGGTCTGATAGCCAATGCTTTATCGTCGTTTTGAAAAGCTGATCGACATCTTCAAAGACGCTCCTACCGCTGCCCCGCCCAATACCGTCTTCGCGTTTTATATGTACTACCTGCGTCAGGTATGGCCGACCTTCACCGCACTACTGTGTGTCGGGCTGATCGGGGCGCTGATCGAGGTGTCGCTGTCCAGCTACCTGAGCCGTATCATCGACCTGGCACAAAGCACACCGCCCAAAGACTTCTTCAGCATTCATGGCTCGGAGCTGATCTGGATGATGGTCGTGGCCTTGCTGCTGCGCCCGATATTTGTCGGCCTGCACGACCTGCTGGTGCATCAGACCATCAGCCCTGGCATGACCAACCTGATTCGCTGGCAGAACCACAGCTACGTGCTCAAGCAGAGCGTGAACTTCTTCCAGAATGACTTCGCAGGGCGCATCGCCCAGCGCATCATGCAGACCGGCAACTCGCTGCGCGACTCGGCGGTGCAGTCGGTGGACGCGCTGTGGCATGTGCTGATCTACGCGGTCAGCGCCATGGTGCTGTTCGCTGAAGCGGACTGGCGCCTGATGATCCCGCTGGGTACCTGGATCGCGGCGTTCATCCTCGCCCTGATGTACTTCGTGCCCAGAGTGAAGCAGCGTTCGGTGGATTCGTCCGATGCGCGCTCCCGGCTGATGGGCCGGATTGTCGATGGCTACACCAACATCACCACGCTGAAACTGTTCGCCCACACCAACCACGAACAGCAGTACGCACGCGAGGCGATGCGTGATCACACCGAAAAAAGTCAGCTGGCCGGCCGCGTCGTGACCTCGATGGACGCCACCATCACCAGCATGAACGGCGTGCTGATTGTCACCACCACCGGGCTGGCGCTGTGGCTGTGGACCCAATCGATGATCTCGGTCGGTGCGATTGCGCTGGCCACAGGCCTGGTGATTCGTATCGTCAACATGTCCGGCTGGATCATGTGGGTGGTCAACGGCATCTTCGAGAACATCGGTACCGTGCAGGATGGCCTGGAAAGCATTTCGCAACCGGTCACGGTCAACGACCGGCCCGGCGCCCTGCCGCTGAAGATCGAAAAGGGCGGCGTGAAGTTCGATGGCGTCGATTTCCATTATGGCAACGGCAACGGGATCATTCACAACCTCAACCTGGACATCAAACCGGGTGAGAAAATCGGCTTGATCGGGCCTTCGGGCGCGGGCAAGTCGACGCTGGTGAACCTGCTGTTGCGCATGTATGACGTGCAAGGTGGCAGGATTCTGATCGACGGCCAGGATATTTCCGAGATTACGCAGGAAAGCCTGCGTGCGCAGATCGGCATGATCACTCAGGACACCTCGCTGCTGCATCGCTCGATTCGCGAAAACCTCCTGTATGGCAATCCGCACGCCACCGATGAACAGCTCTGGGAATCCATTCACAAGGCCCGCGCCGACGAGTTCATTCCACTGCTGTCGGACTCTGAAGGCCGCACCGGCTTCGATGCTCACGTCGGTGAACGCGGTGTGAAACTGTCCGGCGGTCAGCGCCAGCGTATCGCGATCACCCGGGTGCTGCTCAAGGACGCGCCGATTCTGATCATGGACGAAGCCACCTCGGCACTCGATTCCGAAGTCGAGGCGGCGATTCAGGAGAGCTTGGAGACGTTGATGCAAGGCAAAACGGTCATCGCCATCGCCCACCGCCTGTCGACCATTGCCCGGATGGATCGGCTGGTGGTCCTGGAAAAAGGCCAGATCGCCGAAACCGGTACCCACGCCGAACTGTTGGCCCGGGGCGGGCTGTATGCCAGGTTATGGCAGCACCAGACCGGCGGGTTTGTGGGGGTGGATTGAACGTCGACAGTTTGCTGGCTGTGAACCGGATTTGTGGGAGTGAGCCGGGCGACGCTTCGCTTGCTCACGAAGAGACCAGTATGAACGCCAAAAATTTAAGCTCAGCCCACCTTCGCGAGCAAGCGAAGCGTCGCCCGGCTCGCTCCCACAAGATCAACGCAAACTTTTAGCGGCAGCCCACGCGAGCAATGCGGATCGCCGCCCCGCTCCACAGGGGCATCTGATCGGTCAGTCCGCCTGCCGATACGGCAACGCACTCCGCGCATCTTCGGCATACGCCAGCACCCCGACCCGCTCCTGATCCAGAAACTCGCTCACGGCGTCCTTCAATCCGGGGTGCATCAGGTAGTGCCACGAACGGGTGATCTGTGGCTCGAAGCCGCGGATCAGCTTGTGCTCGCCCTGAGCACCGGCGTCGAAGCGTTGCAGGCCGTGGGCGATGGCGTAGTCCATGCCCTGATAGAAACAGGTCTCGAAGTGCAGGCGGTCGAATTCAGCCAGACAGCCCCAGTAGCGACCGTAGAAGCTGTCACCACCGATCAGGCTGAAGGCCATGGCCACCGGGCGTGAGCCTTGCAGCGCGATCACCACCCGGATCGACTCGGGCATGCGTTCGGCCAGCAGGCTGAAGAATTCGCGGGTCAGGTAAGGCGCCTGCCCACGGACTTCGTAGGTATTGGAGTAGCACGCATAGACGAAGTCCCACAGCACTTCGGTCATCTGCGCGCCTTCGAGCCATTCAAACGCGATGCCCTGCCCCGCCACCTGTTCACGCTCTTTGCGCATCTGTTTGCGCTTGCGCGAACTCAATGCGTCAAGAAAGTCCTGAAAATCCCGGTAGCCACGTTTATGCCAGTGGAACTGGCAACCGATTCGCTGCAGCCAGCCCGACTGCGTGCCAAGCAACGCATCGGCAGCCGGGTCAGTGAAGTTCACATGGGCGCTCGACAGCCCTTCGCGTTGCAGATACGCCGGCAACTCGCTGAGCAGCTCGATGCCGCCCTGAGGCGTTGCAGACAGAATTCGCGAGCCGCCAACCGGGCTGAACGGCACGGCCACCAGCAGCTTGGGGTAATAGGCGATTCCGGCCCGCCGGCAAGCGTCTGCCCAGGCGTGATCGAACACATACTCGCCATACGAGTGCCATTTGCGGTAGGCCGGCAACGCCGCAACCAACTGCTCGCTCTCGTACTGCAGCACATGTTCGGGGCGCCAGCCCG
It includes:
- a CDS encoding LysR family transcriptional regulator, with the translated sequence MKAPRVTLDQWRTLQAVVDHGGFAQAAEALHRSQSSVSYTVARMQEQLGVPLLRIDGRKAVLTEAGGVLLRRSRQLVKQASQLEDLAHHMEQGWEAEVRLVIDAAYPSARLVRALTAFMPQSRGCRVRLREEVLSGVEEVLLEGVADLAISGYSIAGHLGTEMSAVEFVAVAHPDHALHQANRELTFQDLESQLQVVIRDSGRQQPRDFGWLGAEQRWTVGSLGTAATFVSNGLGFAWLPRHMIERELREGLLKPLPLDKGGVRNPTFYLYSSKDKPLGPATQILVDLIRSFDTAPLTAALPAPRHA
- a CDS encoding alpha/beta fold hydrolase yields the protein MAFFEHDECTLHYEEYGQGEPVLLLHGLGSSCQDWEYQIPALAARYRVIVMDLRGHGRSDKPHERYSIQGMSNDVEALIEHLRLGPVHVVGLSMGGMVGFQLAVDQPALLKSLCIVNSAPQVKVRSPGDLWQWARRWTLSRVVGMATLGQALGKLLFPKPEQAELRRKMAERWGRNDKRAYLASFDAIVGWGVEQHLARITCPTLVIAAEHDYTPVSLKEDYVKRMPNARLVVISDSRHATPLDQPERFNRTLLEFIDSTGV
- a CDS encoding peptidylprolyl isomerase yields the protein MLKKIALTACSVLFAANLMAAQDKATHVVLDTSFGQIEIELADTKAPLSTANFLGYVDSGFYSNTIFHRVIPGFMVQGGGFTQQLVQKPTKGPIKNEAQNGLHNVRGTIAMARTSDVNSATSQFFINTNDNAMLDNGARDFGYAVFGKVVKGMDVVDNIVNARTSNQKGMQNVPVDPILIKSAKRVD
- a CDS encoding ABC transporter ATP-binding protein; amino-acid sequence: MLYRRFEKLIDIFKDAPTAAPPNTVFAFYMYYLRQVWPTFTALLCVGLIGALIEVSLSSYLSRIIDLAQSTPPKDFFSIHGSELIWMMVVALLLRPIFVGLHDLLVHQTISPGMTNLIRWQNHSYVLKQSVNFFQNDFAGRIAQRIMQTGNSLRDSAVQSVDALWHVLIYAVSAMVLFAEADWRLMIPLGTWIAAFILALMYFVPRVKQRSVDSSDARSRLMGRIVDGYTNITTLKLFAHTNHEQQYAREAMRDHTEKSQLAGRVVTSMDATITSMNGVLIVTTTGLALWLWTQSMISVGAIALATGLVIRIVNMSGWIMWVVNGIFENIGTVQDGLESISQPVTVNDRPGALPLKIEKGGVKFDGVDFHYGNGNGIIHNLNLDIKPGEKIGLIGPSGAGKSTLVNLLLRMYDVQGGRILIDGQDISEITQESLRAQIGMITQDTSLLHRSIRENLLYGNPHATDEQLWESIHKARADEFIPLLSDSEGRTGFDAHVGERGVKLSGGQRQRIAITRVLLKDAPILIMDEATSALDSEVEAAIQESLETLMQGKTVIAIAHRLSTIARMDRLVVLEKGQIAETGTHAELLARGGLYARLWQHQTGGFVGVD
- a CDS encoding GNAT family N-acetyltransferase, whose protein sequence is MPVHVIDSLSTVAPTQWDALVTGNQPFLRHAFLSSLEDSGSLGPRSGWRPEHVLQYESEQLVAALPAYRKWHSYGEYVFDHAWADACRRAGIAYYPKLLVAVPFSPVGGSRILSATPQGGIELLSELPAYLQREGLSSAHVNFTDPAADALLGTQSGWLQRIGCQFHWHKRGYRDFQDFLDALSSRKRKQMRKEREQVAGQGIAFEWLEGAQMTEVLWDFVYACYSNTYEVRGQAPYLTREFFSLLAERMPESIRVVIALQGSRPVAMAFSLIGGDSFYGRYWGCLAEFDRLHFETCFYQGMDYAIAHGLQRFDAGAQGEHKLIRGFEPQITRSWHYLMHPGLKDAVSEFLDQERVGVLAYAEDARSALPYRQAD